The Intrasporangium calvum DSM 43043 sequence GCGTCGCCGTAGCGGGCGACGTCCTCGGGCGTGGGAAAGTCCCCACCTGGCGCCGACCAGTCGCGGAGCAGCCCGCCCACGTAGTCATGCGACCGCGTCATCGCCCGCTCCGGCCCGAACGGCCGCTGCAGCGAGACGATCCACGAGGAGGCGGCCCGCTGCTTCCGGTTGAGCCACGACGCACGCCGCATGACGCGGGGGTGCGGCATCGAGAGCGACGCGACGGCGGTCGTCTCGTCGGGCCGCAGCGCCGGCATCGCCCAAGCGATCCAGCCGCCGAGCCCCTGCCCGACGATCGTGGCCTCGGCCTCGCCGAGGGCGCGGATCACCGACGCCGCATCGAGCGTCGCCGTGTAGGTGTCGTAGCCGCGGGGTGGCTTGTCGGAGCCGCCGTAACCGCGCAGGTCCATCGCGGCGACCCGGTACCCCGCCTCGGCGAGCGAGACCATCTGGTGGCGCCACGTGTACCAGAACTGCGGGTAGCCGTGCAGCATGAGGACGAGCGGTCCGTCCCCCAGCTCGGCGACGTGGAAGCGCGCGCCGTTCGCAGCGACGTGTCGGTGCTGCCACGGTCCGTCGATCTCGACGAAGGCAGCGTCGACCGGCATGAGTGGAGGGTAGCGGTCCGATCAGGGATTGGTCGTATCGGACCTCGTCCCGTCGCTGGCTGCAGTGACGGGCGTGCCCGAGGGGAGGGTCGCGGTCGACGGCCGGTCCCACTCAGGTCGGGGTGCGGCGGCCATCGTGCCGGGGTTGGCGGTGGCGGCCTTGAGCGCGGCGACCGTCTGCTGGGCCTCGGCGACGGCCTTCTTGGGGGTCGGCTCGACGGTCTTCATCTTGCGGATGCCCGCCATCGCGAGGATGCCGGCGACGAGGAGCATGAGGACGGTGATGATGAGCCACGCCGCCCAGCGGGGGAGCCAGATGTCGAGGACCTCGACGAGCGTCGTGAAGACGAAGTAGACGGCGTAGAAGCCGAGCACGGCCGCAGCGGCGAGGAGCCCCCCGCCCTTCCCGGCCTTCTTCAGCTGGCCGGACACCTCCGCCTTGGCCAGGGCGATCTCCCCTCGGACCAGCGTCGACATGTCCTGGGTCGCGGCGGCGACCAGCTGCCCGAGCGTCCGCTCCTGCCGGGGGTCCGTGCTCATCGGTTCACTCCTCCACGTGATCGGCTGCGCGCGCGGCGCTTGCTCCTGCCACCCTACTGTGCGGTGCACAGGGGTGCTTCGGGCGACGCGCGTGCGGCCGCCCGGTGGGACCCGTACCCACAACCGGGCGTATGCCGCTGAGCTCGCTCCGCGCGCCCGTGCCGTCGGGCGCCTCCCGCCCTGGGGAGGGCCGGGCGGGCTGGCGGGCTGGCGCGGCTGGCGCCGCTAGCGGCGCGTGAAGTGGCCGGTCAGCGTGGCCGTGGCGAGCGTGTGCGAGCTGACTGCCGCGTTGAACTCGTCGAGCGTGGCGCCCGGAGGGATGTTCGGGGCCGCGATGTCCAGGGCGTGGAGCGTGAACACGTAGTCGTGCGTGCCCGACGGCGGGAAGGGGCCGGCGTAGGCCCGCACCTGGCGGGTGCCCTCCGGCAGACCACGGGCGGCGGCCCCCTCCATGAAGGTCGTCGTCGTCGGACGGATGTCGCAGACCATCCAGTGGACGTAGCCCCGGGCGACGGGATGCCAGTCCACGACGGTGAGGGCGAAGGACCGGGTGCCGGCGGGCTCATCGGACCACGTGAGGTGCGGGGAGACGTTCTGCGCTCGCTTGCCGCACTTCTCGGGGATCTCCTGGCCCTCGGCGAAGGTGGACGAGGTGAGCTTCATCGGTTCTCCCGGAGTCAGTGGCGAGTCGCCGGGTCGTGGATCGGCGACCATCTCATCTTGGCCCCTCAGCGGTGCGTGGGCCACCTGGCGCGGGGGTGCAGGAGAGTGGCCTCCACCTGCGAATACGTGCGGGCCTGCGTTACCCCCCGCATCCACGAAGGTAAGAGGACAGTGAGGCAGAGTCGGCTGCGACTCCCTCAGCCCCGGGCTAGCAGCTCATCCTGCGCGTCGGTGTTTGAGCAAGGCCGATCGGCGCGGGGGACTCGCAATTGCGTCGTGCGCTCAGCCCGCGCGCGACTACAGTGTGCTGATAGGCGTGAACTTACCGCGTTCAGGCAATAGAAACTTCATGAATTCGACTTCACTGGCAGTGCCACGCTTCGTGTAAGTGCGTGATTCGACGACGAACCAAGTGGAATTGACGTCCGATATGTCGTTGACTGTTCGCGCGATCCTCAGGTCGCTGCGGTCGCCACCATAGGCCTTGAGGTACTCCTCCATCTTGAGGAATTTCTCCTCCACGTTGACTGGCGAAAAGGCTGGGCCCGTCTTGTCAGTTATGTCGGCGGCGGGAGTTCCGGCATAAACCCGATTCTCTTTCATGTCTCGGGTGACCACGCTACCAACCATGGCAACAGAGCGGTCTTCGGCGGTAATTGGGGACACTATGCAGTGCCCAACAAACCAGACATCCTTGCCGATGCGCAAAGGCTTCTCGGACAAGAAGCGGCAGCCTTCTAGGGTGTCGCCATACTTGATATGGCTCCATAGCTGGGAGTGAGCGCCAATGCCACAGTTGTCCCCAATCGTGACCCCACCGATGGAGTCGATGATGGTGAACTGCCCGATCCACGCGTTGTGTCCGATGAGGCAAGGACTGTATCCATGAACGTTGGTGTCATGATGAATTTTGCCGTAGTCACCCAAGGAAAACTCTGGGCAACGGATTTGGACGCGCTCGCCGATATAGCAGTTGTCTCCAATTGTCACCACGTCTGCGGGCCCTCCATCCGCGCCGCAGATGACCGCAGACGGATCGATGAACGTTCCCTTGCCAATCGTGAGTTTGTTGGCCTTGATATTGTGCATCGTCGAGCCTCCCGTGATACTTCTCGTCCATGTGCGCAGTGAGGTTGATAGATCTATTGAGGTCGGTGCCCTGGCCTTCTCGGATGTTCTTTAAGTCACACGATGTCCGGTGACGATCTGGCGTCACCCATGGATCGGCACAAAGCTAGAAATTGCCGAGACGACGCGGTCGAGGTCCGACTCGGTGAGGTTGGCGTGGAGCGGGAGCCGGACGAGGCGGTGCGCGCGGTCGTCGGCGACGTCGCACGGGAAGGGGGTGCGGCCGAGGGCCTTGCCCGCCGGCGAGGCGTGCAGCGGCTGGTAGTGGAACGGGGCGACGATGCTCTCGGCAGCGAGGCTCGCGATGAAGGCCTGCTGGTCCTCGTGCGTCGGCAGGAGCAGGTAGTAGAGGTGCGCCGGGTGCTGCCGGCGCTCGGGAACGGTCATCAGGGAGACGCCGTGGTCGGCGGCCCACGCCTTGAGGTCCGTGGCGTAACGGTCCCAGACGGCGTGGCGCTTGCCCTGGATCTCCGAGTAGTGCTCGAACTGCGCCATGAGCACGGCTGCTTGCAGCTCGCTGGGCAGGTAGGAGGAGCCCTGGTCGACCCAGGTGTACTTGTCGACCTGGCCGCGCAGGAACTGCGAGCGGTTGGTGCCCTTCTCGCGGATGATCTCCGCGCGGCTGAGCAGCGACGCGTCGTTGATCAGCAGCGCGCCACCCTCGCCGCACGTGAAGTTCTTCGTGTCGTGCCAGCTCTGCGCCCCGAAGGTGCCGAAGGTGCCGAGGTGCTGCCCGTCGTAGTACGCGCCGAGACCGTGCGCGTTGTCCTCGACGATGGCGACGTCGTTGGCTGCTGCGAGCTCGGTGAGTCGGTCGAGGTCGGCCGCGACTCCGCCGTAGTGGACGACGAAGATGGCCCTGGTCCGGTCGGTGAGGGCCGCGGCGGTGGCGTCGATGTCGAGGTTGAGGGTCTCGGGGAGGACGTCGACGAAGACCGGAGTGGCGCCCCGCAGGGCGATGGCGGTCGCGGTCGACGGGAAGGTGAACGTCGGCACGATGACCTCGTCACCGGGGCCCAGGCCGAGCGCGACCGCTGCGAGCTCCAGGGCGTGGGTCCCGCTCGTCGTGAGCAGCGTCGACGTGGCCCCCGTCAGCTCGGTGAGAAAGTCACTGGCCCGCTTGGTGAACTGTCCGTCCCCGTGCCAGACGCTGGACTTCAGAGCCTCAGCGATGTAGGGCTCCTCGAGCCCGGTGCGGTATGGCGTGGAGAAGGAGATCTGGCGCACGCCCCGTAGCATCCCACGAACGCTGTGGTTAGCCTAACGACCGTGAATCGCTGGTTGTCGTCCTCGAAGCTGTCCTCGACGCTGCGCTGGACACACCAGCCGGCGCGGTATCTCGTCGTCGCCGGGACGACGAGCCTGGTGTATCTCGGGCTGGTCGCAGGGGGCCTCGCGCTCGGGCTGCACTACATCGCGGCCATCCTCGTGGCCCAGGTCATCACGATCTCCTTCGCCTTCCCCGCGTACCGGCACTGGGTCTTCGCCCCGGGCGCCGAGTGGACCAAGGACCTGGCGCGCTTCGTGTCGGTGTGGTCCTCGGGCGCCGTTGCCGGGCTGGTGATGACGCCGCTGCTCGTCGAGCTCGCTGGGTGGCCGCCGATGCTGGCCCAGGTGGTCGCGCTGGTCGTCGTGTCGGTCGGCTCCTACCTCAGCCACCGGTTCTTCACCTTCCGGCACGTCTCGCCCTGAGGGGCGCTGGAGCGGGTGTCGCCGCGGGTGTGCGGGCGGGTGACCGGAGGGTGTGGTGACTGGGCATACTGACGACGTGAAGATCTCGGTCGTCGTCCCCTGTTATCGGTCCCGAGCCACGCTTCCGGAGCTGGTGCGGCGCCTGCACGAGAGCCTCCCGGCCATCGCGGACGCCTTCGAGATCATCCTCGTCGTGGACGGCTCCCCGGACGACACCTATGCCGTCGCCCGCGGCCTCGAGCGCGACAACCCGGCCACGATGCGGACGGTGCTCCTGCGCCGCAACTACGGGCAGCACAACGCCCTGCTCGCCGGGATCATGCGGGCCAAGCACCCGATCACGGTGACCATGGACGACGACCTCCAGCACCGTCCCGAGGAGGTCGGCACGCTCGTCGCGGCCCTCGACGACCCGCTGGTCGACCTCGCCTACGGCGTGGCCGCCGAGGAGGAGCACGGGTTCACCCGCTCGTTCGCCTCGCGGATCGTCAAGGCGGGGCTGGCGGCGTCGGGGGTGCCCAACGCGAAGGACGTCAGCGCCTTCCGGGCGTTCCGGACTGATCTCCGGGAGGGGTTCGAGCACGTCGCCGACCCCTTCGCCTCGCTCGACGTGCTGCTCAGCTGGACGACGAACTCCGTGCGCCGGGTCACCGTGCAGATGGACGAGCGCGAGACGGGCCGGTCGAACTACTCGTTGCGGGGCCTCGCGCGCCATGCGATGAACATGGTCACCGGCTACGGCACCGCCCCGTTGAAGCTCGTCACCTGGATGGGCCTGCTCACCTCGGTGCTCGGGTTTGCCCTGCTCGTCTCGGTCCTCGTCCGGTACTGGGTCGGCGCGGTGGAGGTCGCCGGCTTCACGACGCTGGCCTCGATGCTCGCGATCCTCAGCGGGGCGCTCATGCTGTCGATCGGCATCCTCGGTGAGTACATCGGTCGACTGCATTTCCGGTCCATGCAGAAGCCCACCTTCCTCGTGAAGGAAGACAGCCACCGGTCGTCGACGTGGGGTGAGGTCAAGCCGGTGGAGCTGCACCCCGCTCGGGCGGACGTCGGCCCTGACGAGGTCGCCGAGGCTCTCGAGGAGCGCTACCGCCGCCAGTCCTGAGAGCCCCTCCGGCGGGACGACTCAGTCCGGGTGACCGGGCGAGGCGTCGTACACGTCGGGGATCCCGTCGCGGTCCGAGTCGCGGAGCTCCTGCTCGTGGATGCGTCGGTAGACGCGGTTGCGGAGCCGAAGGACGACCGCCGCGAACAGTGAGGCGATCAGGCTGCCGAAGAGGATCGCGAACTTCACGTGCTCGTCCCGCTCCGAGCCGAGCCCGAAGGCGAGGTCGCCGATGAGCAGGCTGACGGTGAAGCCGACCCCGGCGAGCATCGACAGACCGAGCACGTCTGTCCAGGCGAGGCCGCTGTCGAGTTCGGCACGGGTGAACCGCGACATCGCCCACGTGCTGCCGAAGATGCCGATCGGCTTGCCGAGCACGAGCCCGACGATGACCCCGAGGGCCGCCGGGTCGGAGAGCGCCGCGGAGAAGCCGCCGCCGATCACGGTGACGCCGGCCGCGAAGAACGCGAAGACGGGCACCGCGAACCCGGCGGAGAACGGCCGGATCTTGTGCTCGATCCGCTCCGCGAGCGAGTGCCGGTCCGGGTCGTCCTCGATCGCCCGGTTCACCGGCACGAGGAGTCCGAGCAGCACACCGGCGACCGTGGCGTGGATGCCGCTGGAGTGCACGAACCCCCACGCGAGAATCCCCGGGATGGCGAGGACGAACGGGTTGGTGATCTTGCGCTGCAGCAGGAACCGCCAGGCGGCGAGCGGGACGATCGCCGCGGCGAGCCAGAGCAGGTTGAGCGACTGTGTGTAGAAGATCGCGATGATCGTGATCGCGATGAGGTCGTCGACGACCGCGAGGGTCAGCAGGAAGGACCGGAGCGCGCTCGGCAGGTGGGTGCCGATGACAGCGAGGACCGCGAGCGCGAACGCGATGTCCGTGGCCGTCGGGATCGCCCAACCACGGAGTATGCCGCTGAGCTGGGTCGCGTCGTCACCGCTCGCCACCAGCGTGGCCGTGATGACGAACAGGATCGCAGGTACTGCGACGCCGGCGGCCGCGGCGACGATGGGCAGCGCCGCCTTGCGGCGGTCGGCGAGGTCGCCCGCGACGAACTCGCGCTTCAGCTCGATGCCGGCGACGAGGAAGAAGACCGCGAGGAGCCCGTCCGCAGCCCACTCCCCGAGCGAGAGGTCCAGGTGCAGGGACTGCGGGCCGACCGTGGTGTCCCTCAGCGCCGAGTAGGCCTCCCGCCACGGCGAGTTCGCCCAGACGATCGCTGCCACCGCAGCGATGAGCAGGAGAGTGCCTCCGACGGTCTCCTGCCGCAGGATGTCTGCGACGTAGCGGGACTCACGCCAGGATCCTCGTCCGAGGAGCCGGCTGGTCGGGCGGGGCGGGAGTGTCATGTCGTCCTCATGGGCAGATGGGTCATCGGACGCCGACCAGACTTCCCGGCACACCATGGCTCACGGATCATCGGAAGCCGCAGCCAGTCTACCGACGCACCCTTCGAGGGCGTGTGACGCCCGTCACCCGGACACTGTCCGGCAATTTCTTCGATTCTCGGGACAGGGGTGCGATCCGGGACATACGTTCCTCGCCGTAGGGCGACACATCGGGTGGGCCCTTCAGTCTTGTGGAGGAAACATGACCAAGCTTGCTGCCAAGCTGCAGACCCTTCGCTCTCGTGAAGAGGGCGCCACCGCCGTCGAGTACGGCCTCATGGTCGCTCTCATCGCCGTCGCCATTATGGTGACGGTCGGCCTTCTCGGCGATGCCCTCGACGGCCTGTTCGCGCGGGTCTTGGCGGCGGTAAACGCCGCCTGAGTGGTGGATGGGTAGCGCCTTCAGCAAGTGTGTCGATCGAAGCGCTACCCAACACCCCGCTCCAACGAGGAAACCCGAGGGGATATGGCGCTGACGACCCGTGCAAGTTTCTTAAGACAGAGGATTGTTGAAGGGTTCGAAGGGACGACCGAAGGGTCCGAGCGGGGGGCTTCAGCGGTCGAATTCGCTTTGGTCCTTCCCTTGCTCTTCCTCATCTTGGCGGGGATCGTGGACTTCGGGCGATTCATGTTCACCGCCTCTACGCTGACCAATGCCGCGCGGGAGGGAGCTCGTGTCGCAGTCGTCAGCGATCCCTACAGCGGCGCTGCAGTGACCACGCGAGCGAGGGCGGCCTCACAGGGCATGGACCCGGAACTGGTCAATGTAATCCCCCCTGCAGCATGTCCAGCAGATAGCGACATCGTTGTGCGCGTTACCTATCCGTTTGAGTGGATCATTCTGGGGCCGGCAGTGAGTCTATTCGGTGGGCCTGGCCCTACTGACGGCATTGAGGCGTCGGCCTCAATGCGTTGTGGAGGTTGAGTTGCCTAAGAACGTCCACCCTGAGCGGGGCGGAGTCGCAGTCATCGCTGCGGTCGTGGTTGCCTTCGTGATGCTCGGCGCTTTGGCGATCAGCGTCGACGTTGGATTCTTCAAACTGGAGCGAGGTCAACTTCAAAATGCGGCCGATGCCACCGCCCTCGCCTTGGCTCAGGAATGTGCGTCTGGCGATGACTGTGGCCCAGCGGAGGTGGACGAGGTCGCCAACCTCCTAGGGGACAATTCATGGACCGATGGGGAGACTCGGTACGACACCAATCCTGGTCGTCCCGACGGGGCGTGTGGTCGGGGCGTCGGCCTTCCGGGCTGCGCGACAGTACTTAGTCTTGACAACTTGGCGCAGTGCCCACCCCTGCCAAACTGGCTCACATTCGGGGCCGGGGCGAACATTCCCTATGTCGAGACGTATACAAATACACGAACGCGAGACGGTGGAGACGGCCTCCTTCCTTGGTTTGGAGAAGCTGACGCGGAGGTGACACAAAGCACCTGCGCGCGTGCGGCTTGGGGACCGCCCGCCGGGACCGGTCCAACGCTTCCCCTAACAATGAATCTCTGCGACTGGAATACCACAACCGAAAACGGGACTAAGTTCGCCCCTCCACCTCAATACAGCACGTCACCAGGGACGTCTCCGCTCGAGGAGGTTCCAAGCGAAGTTCTTGCCCACGTCGTTGGTCTTTTCACGCACGATTCGAAAGGGACAAAATGTTCCGGGTCGCCGGGCCAGGAGTATCCGGGCGGGTTTGCATGGCTTGACCCTGAGGGCGACTGCGTAGCTGACATCGACGACAACTCAATTGTTCCGGGTGACACGGGAGCGCCTCCGCCGGGAAATTGCAAGGACTTGCTGCAGACCTACCTCGGGTCTGAAGTATTAGTCCCAATCTTTGACTCTGTCAGTGGTACGGGCGCCAACGGCGAGTTCCACATATCCGGCGTTGCATCCTTCTATTTGGCGGGTTTCGGCAACGTTCCATCGGCGCAGCCAAGCAAGAGCACAGCGGTTTATGTAGAACCAAGCACCATTTGTGCAAACCCCTGCAATTCCTCGTCCACGTATGTTTGGGGTTGGTTCACTTCCGGCCTAGCCAAGGCCGGGTCGGGAGGCGTCGGTAGCGGCCCATCCCGCGGCGTTACGGTCGTGGTCCCCGCGGGCTGAATTGAACACTGCTGATCATCGTAACGTGAGGGATTTGAATGAACCGCCGACTCGTCGCAGTCTTGCTCGCCGTCTTGCTCGCCATTGCCGGTGCTTTACTCGTTGTCAACTATGTGCGGGGCGCCGACGCGCGGGCGATCGCTGATCAGCAGCCGGCCAAGGTCTACCTGGCTGAGAAGCTGATCCCAGCAGGCACAACGCTCAAGGATGCCCAGCGCACGGAGCTCATCGTGGAGACGCGCGTGGCTACCGTCGCCCGACCCCAAGGGGCGCTCGACGACATCAACCCGGAAAACAGCGCTCTCCTCGCACTTTCGGACATTCAGCCCGGCGAGTTCGTCATGGCCTCCCGTTTTGGAACACGCCCAGTCGGCGAGAAGGCCATCGAGGTGCCCGCAGGCATGCTCGCGATGTCGGTTGAACTCTCCGACCCTGCCCGAATCGGAAAGTTCGTGACGCCGGGAAGCGACATCGCGATCTTTGCGACTCACGGCATGAAGCTGATAGGGGAGGACGATGCGACCAAGGCCTTCAATGAACTGAACTTGAAAGGCACGACAGTGCTTCTGGACAAGGTTCAGGTCATCGCCATGGGCGATACGCCCTTGGCCGCCCCAAAGAAGGCCGAGGCAGGCAAGGCGGACGAACAGACGCCAAGTTTCTTGGTAACGGTCGCCGTCACACCGGAGCAGTCCCTGCGGCTGGCGCACGGCATCAACGAGTACACGCTGTATGCCGGTTTGCGCGGTTCGGACGTCAAGATTCCCGCGGATGGCCACACCGATGACAGCGATATCTTCAGTTACGACATGAGGCAGCTGCTCAAGCAGGTGCGCCGGTGACCATTTTGTGGGATTTGGATCCCCGCGCTCCCCAGACCTACGGGTTTGCGCTAGGTCCCGACGCGCTGCAGATGCACGCGGCCGGTCAGGTCGGTAAGGCCCTACAAGAGGGCAAACACGCCCTCGTAGTCATAGGTCCGGACATTGCTCTGGACGCAGCCTGTTCGCTGGCGGAGCTCGAGCGCGTCGACCGGCCGGAGCTCGGGGTGATCCTTCTCAGACATCGCGTGGATGTCACGACGCTAGCCCAAGCCCTTCGCTCCGGTGTGCGGGAGGTCGTGCAAGCCGGCGACCAAACCTCGCTCAGTGATGCCATCAAACGGAGCTTGGAGCTAACAGCCCAGCTGTCCGGCCATGCACACGGGCCAAGTGCAGGCGCGGGTAAGGTCATCACTATCTTTTCGGCAAAGGGAGGCGTCGGTAAGACCACGCTGGCCACGAATCTTGCGGCCTATCTTGCCTCGACCGGGGCGGAGACGCTGCTTATCGACCTTGACCTCATGTTCGGCGATGTCGCGATCAGCCTCCAAGTAGTCCCCGCCCACGACATCGGTCACCTGATCAGCATGCGGGGCCATCTCGATGAACAAGGTGTGCATTCCGTGGTGAGTCGGCACGAGGACAGCGGCCTTGCTGTCATCGCCGCTCCCTCGGACCCTGAAGTAGCCGACCGCGTTCCGGCAGCGGTTGTCGAAGAGCTCCTCCGCGTCGCCCGGGGAATGTTCGCCTATGTCATTGTCGACACCCCTCCGAACCTGACCGAGCACGTCCTTACGGCATGCGACCTCAGCGATCTGACCATGCTGGTGGCTACCCTGGACATCCCTGCGGTCAAGAACCTACGGGTTGCCATGAACGCCTTGGACACTCTCGGGGCGTCCAAGGACGGGCGTGTCATCGTGTTGAACCGATCCGACGCGAAGGTTGGGCTCAAGGCCGACGACGTGGAGGTGGCACTGCAACATGAGATCCGTGGGCAGGTGCCGACAAGCCAGTCGGTGCCGTCCTCCGTCAACCGAGGGGTGGCCCTCGTCCTCGACGAACCGCGGTCTCCGGTCGCCGTCGCGATTCGGGAGATCGCTGACCGGGAGATCCGTTCTCGATTTGGCGAGCAGGTCGAGAACGGGTCGAGACGCGGATTCGCATTGTTGAGGAGCCGGAAGTGAGCAGTCTCGCCGACCGTCTGGAAGCAGCCCGCCGTGCGCAGGTCTTCACTGTGCAGGACCAAGGGCCCGCCTTCGAGTCCGAGCGGGCACAACGTCGCGCACGTCGCGGTGTTGATCCGTTTGCCGGAGTCAAGGACCGCGTGCATCAAGCGCTGGTGGACTCTTTGGGGCCGCGCCTCTACGATCCGCACCTGTCCGAAGCAGAGCTCGCGTCCCAGGTCCGGGTGACCCTTCAGGATGTCATCGACTCAGAGCAGACCCCCCTCTCCTTGGCCGACCGAACCCGCATTGCCCAAGACGTCTCGGACGACATCCTCGGACATGGTCCTCTCGAACCGTTCCTCCGGGACCAGGACGTCACGGAAATCATGGTCAACGGTCCGGACGACATCTTCATCGAGCGGGAAGGAAAGATCTTCCCGGTCGACGCGCGGTTTTCCGACGATGCGCACCTGCGTCGCACGATCGACAAGATTGTCTCGCGAGTTGGTCGGCGCGTTGATGAGTCGAGCCCAATGGTCGATGCCCGCCTCCCTGATGGGTCACGCGTGAACGCAGTCCTCCCACCCATCGCGCTCGACGGCTCAATACTCACCATCCGCAAGTTCGCAGCTGACCCTTTCACCGACCGCGACCTCATCTCCTTCGGAACCATGTCCCCCCCAGTCAGGGACTTCTTGGAGGCATGCGTTCGCGGTCGGAGAAACATTGTCATCTCAGGCGGAACTGGCTCGGGAAAGACGACAACCCTCAACGTCCTGAGTTCCTTCTTACCGGACGACGAGCGCATCATCACCATCGAAGACGCGGCAGAACTGCAGCTGCATCAAGATCACGTGCTCCGGCTGGAGTCGCGGCCACCGAACATCGAGGGTAGAGGCGCCATCGCGATTCGCGAGCTGGTGCGCAACTCGCTGCGTATGCGTCCAGACCGCATCATCGTGGGTGAGGTGCGCGACGGCGCCGCGCTGGACATGCTCCAAGCCATGAATACCGGCCATGATGGTTCTCTTACGACCGTTCACGCGAACAGCCCGCGCGACAGTCTCTCTCGGCTGGAGACGATGGTGCTCATGGCGGGCGTGGAACTGCCGGTCCGGGCAATCCGAGAACAAGTCGCCAGTGCCATCGACCTGATTGTCCAGCAAAGCCGCCTGAAGGATGGGTCTCGACGCATCGTGGCCATCACTGAGGTTGTCGGTATGGAATCGGACATCGTCACGCTCCAAGACATCTACACGTTCGACTACTCCGCGGGTCGCGATGAGTCCGGCAGATACCGGGGACAACTGGTTCCGACCGGGATCCGGCCGAAGTTCACCACCGACTTGGCCGACGTAGGGGTCGAGCTGCCGAACCACCTCTTTGCGAGGTTCGGACTGTGACCCGTTCGCTCCGCAGGCTCTGGATTGGGCTGGCCGCGCTTCTCCTGCTCCTGTTTCTGGCTCGACCAGCGGCGGCGGCATCCATTGACGCAGTCATGAGTGACGTCAAGTCCTCTTCAGGCACAGTCACCGGGGTTCTCACAGTCAGGAGCGCCAACCCCGTCCAAGTGGACCCGGGGAGTGTGAAGGCATCCGTGGATGGAGTGATCGTCAAATCCTTCGTCTCCGAAATGACGCACACAAAGCGCACGGCGATGCTCGTCATAGACACCAGCGGGTCGATGGGGACGGACGGCATGGCCACCGTTCGTGCCGCAACTCGCGCCTACCTCAAGGAGGCCCCCGAAGACGTCTTGATCGGGGTCGTCACCTTTGCCAACACCGCCGGCGTCGACCTCAAACCCACTGTTGATCGTGCGGCCGCGCAGCGAGTCGTAAATGGCTTGGACGCCCGCGGAGATACGAGCCTGTATGCGGCAGTCCGTTCGGCGGCGCGCGCCATGCCCGGTGATGGAGATCGAAGCATGGTCTTGCTGAGCGACGGCGCAGATACGGTGAGCGACGACCGGCAGGGTGATCTCGCTGAAGCGAACAGAGAGTTGAAGCGGCGCGGTGTCCGAGTGGATGTCGTGCGTTTCAACACTGATGACCCGGATGCCGTCGTCGCACTCCGGAGCTTCGCCAGTGCGAGCGGCGGCTCGGTCATCCCGGCCACCAACGCATCGGACGTGGGAGCTGCGTTCAAGTCGGCGGCTCGCGCCCTCAGGTCCCAAGCCCAGTTCACCTTGACGCCCAGTTCCCCTCTCCAGGGCAACCA is a genomic window containing:
- a CDS encoding pilus assembly protein TadG-related protein, whose protein sequence is MEVELPKNVHPERGGVAVIAAVVVAFVMLGALAISVDVGFFKLERGQLQNAADATALALAQECASGDDCGPAEVDEVANLLGDNSWTDGETRYDTNPGRPDGACGRGVGLPGCATVLSLDNLAQCPPLPNWLTFGAGANIPYVETYTNTRTRDGGDGLLPWFGEADAEVTQSTCARAAWGPPAGTGPTLPLTMNLCDWNTTTENGTKFAPPPQYSTSPGTSPLEEVPSEVLAHVVGLFTHDSKGTKCSGSPGQEYPGGFAWLDPEGDCVADIDDNSIVPGDTGAPPPGNCKDLLQTYLGSEVLVPIFDSVSGTGANGEFHISGVASFYLAGFGNVPSAQPSKSTAVYVEPSTICANPCNSSSTYVWGWFTSGLAKAGSGGVGSGPSRGVTVVVPAG
- the cpaB gene encoding Flp pilus assembly protein CpaB; this translates as MNRRLVAVLLAVLLAIAGALLVVNYVRGADARAIADQQPAKVYLAEKLIPAGTTLKDAQRTELIVETRVATVARPQGALDDINPENSALLALSDIQPGEFVMASRFGTRPVGEKAIEVPAGMLAMSVELSDPARIGKFVTPGSDIAIFATHGMKLIGEDDATKAFNELNLKGTTVLLDKVQVIAMGDTPLAAPKKAEAGKADEQTPSFLVTVAVTPEQSLRLAHGINEYTLYAGLRGSDVKIPADGHTDDSDIFSYDMRQLLKQVRR
- a CDS encoding CpaF family protein, translated to MSSLADRLEAARRAQVFTVQDQGPAFESERAQRRARRGVDPFAGVKDRVHQALVDSLGPRLYDPHLSEAELASQVRVTLQDVIDSEQTPLSLADRTRIAQDVSDDILGHGPLEPFLRDQDVTEIMVNGPDDIFIEREGKIFPVDARFSDDAHLRRTIDKIVSRVGRRVDESSPMVDARLPDGSRVNAVLPPIALDGSILTIRKFAADPFTDRDLISFGTMSPPVRDFLEACVRGRRNIVISGGTGSGKTTTLNVLSSFLPDDERIITIEDAAELQLHQDHVLRLESRPPNIEGRGAIAIRELVRNSLRMRPDRIIVGEVRDGAALDMLQAMNTGHDGSLTTVHANSPRDSLSRLETMVLMAGVELPVRAIREQVASAIDLIVQQSRLKDGSRRIVAITEVVGMESDIVTLQDIYTFDYSAGRDESGRYRGQLVPTGIRPKFTTDLADVGVELPNHLFARFGL
- a CDS encoding AAA family ATPase encodes the protein MHAAGQVGKALQEGKHALVVIGPDIALDAACSLAELERVDRPELGVILLRHRVDVTTLAQALRSGVREVVQAGDQTSLSDAIKRSLELTAQLSGHAHGPSAGAGKVITIFSAKGGVGKTTLATNLAAYLASTGAETLLIDLDLMFGDVAISLQVVPAHDIGHLISMRGHLDEQGVHSVVSRHEDSGLAVIAAPSDPEVADRVPAAVVEELLRVARGMFAYVIVDTPPNLTEHVLTACDLSDLTMLVATLDIPAVKNLRVAMNALDTLGASKDGRVIVLNRSDAKVGLKADDVEVALQHEIRGQVPTSQSVPSSVNRGVALVLDEPRSPVAVAIREIADREIRSRFGEQVENGSRRGFALLRSRK